In Erpetoichthys calabaricus chromosome 2, fErpCal1.3, whole genome shotgun sequence, a genomic segment contains:
- the LOC127526849 gene encoding succinate receptor 1-like codes for MEPSYWNQTILNISLQTIDVPCSEIDKIINAYYVPTIYSCTFILGATLNFAAIIVYLFALKKWTRSNIFLFNLLLADLLYICNLPFLISYYANKGIWYFGEFYCKLVRYFFHATLYTSILFLGCVSMDRYFLIAHPVKSAEIFKKWHAALISLTIWIVVTLELLPMFYLITTESISNSTELKCLDYASSGDVEMTFIFSMTLTFTGFFIPYCILVFSYILVARVLNDMKRRFQHSDKVGKPLTLIVFAMALFSASFIPYHIMRNARIAVRMFYTSNSCPTIIFRALYNATRPFSSLNSCLNPVFYFLVGDKFRDKLFSLLCKRQKSSCKNLTRVSKSKEITEVSHL; via the coding sequence aTGGAACCTTCCTATTGGAATCAAACCATTTTAAACATCAGTTTGCAGACAATTGATGTCCCATGCTCAGAAATTGATAAAATAATTAATGCATATTATGTTCCAACAATCTATAGCTGCACGTTTATACTTGGTGCCACTCTTAACTTTGCTGCCATTATAGTTTACTTATTTGCCTTAAAAAAGTGGACTCGAAGTAATAtctttcttttcaatttgctACTAGCAGATCTACTTTATATATGCAACTTGCCTTTCTTAATTTCATATTATGCAAATAAAGGTATCTGGTATTTTGGGGAATTTTACTGCAAACTAGTGAGGTATTTCTTCCATGCCACCTTATATACAAGCATTCTTTTTCTTGGCTGTGTCAGTATGGATCGATATTTTTTAATAGCTcaccctgttaaatctgctgaaATATTCAAGAAATGGCATGCTGCTTTGATAAGTTTAACAATATGGATTGTTGTGACATTGGAACTTTTGCCAATGTTTTACCTAATTACTACTGAAAGCATTTCAAACTCCACTGAGTTAAAGTGTCTTGATTATGCTAGTTCTGGAGATGTGGAGATGACATTCATTTTCAGCATGACATTGACTTTTACAGGATTCTTCATACCTTACTGTATCCTTGTATTTAGTTATATTCTAGTAGCACGTGTACtaaatgatatgaaaagaagGTTTCAACATTCAGACAAAGTGGGAAAGCCTCTAactttaattgtttttgcaatgGCACTCTTTTCTGCTTCTTTCATTCCATATCACATCATGAGGAATGCCCGCATAGCTGTGCGAATGTTCTACACATCAAACAGTTGCCCCACTATTATTTTCAGGGCACTTTATAATGCCACTCGCCCTTTCAGCAGTTTAAACAGTTGCCTCAACCCCGTATTTTATTTTCTAGTGGGCGATAAATTTCGAGATAAATTATTTTCACTGttgtgcaaaaggcaaaaatcAAGTTGTAAAAATCTAACGAGAGTTTCAAAAAGTAAGGAAATAACTGAAGTGTCACATCTTTAg